A genome region from Elusimicrobiota bacterium includes the following:
- a CDS encoding DciA family protein: MRKGQVTHISEFVEKFLAKNCITPESYALRLFFSEFIGPKLAKYADLVKLTKDTVFISVKSAVVKNEILIIRRKIIKAVNEFLKSEKIKNLKIIHE, translated from the coding sequence ATGCGAAAAGGACAGGTTACACATATCTCCGAATTTGTTGAAAAATTTTTAGCCAAAAACTGTATTACACCTGAAAGTTATGCATTAAGACTTTTTTTTTCTGAATTTATAGGACCTAAACTCGCCAAGTATGCAGACCTTGTAAAACTTACGAAAGATACTGTTTTTATATCGGTAAAATCTGCAGTAGTAAAAAATGAAATACTAATAATCAGAAGAAAAATAATAAAGGCAGTTAACGAATTCCTTAAAAGCGAGAAAATAAAAAACCTAAAAATTATTCACGAATAA